DNA sequence from the Tenacibaculum mesophilum genome:
GATTTACTACTCATTTGTTTGGTGGTTGGTTTTATTTTAGAACTGTCAATATCTCTTACATAGTCATGTGTATACAATAAAACCGTAGCGATAAATCGGCTAATACTATGTCCTGAGATAATTACTAAAATTAAATCAATAGATAGGTTTTGTAAATGATATAGAGCTAAAAACTTTATAGCTAGGATAAAGACCAAACCGCTTACTCCGAAAGTTCCGAGTCTGGAATCTTTCATAATGGTTAAAATCTTTTCTTTGGTCCATCCGCCGCCAAAACCATCACAAACATCGGCAAATCCATCTTCATGAAAAGCTCCTGTAATCCAAATAGAACTAATCATACTAATTACAATAGCAATATCCGTAGGAAAAATATAAGAAAAAGCAAAATAGGCTAATGCTGCAATGCTTCCGACTACAATTCCTACTAAAGAAAAATAGCGACTGCTTTTGTTGAGTATTTCAGGAGAATGATCTACCCATTTAGGACACGGAATTCGTGTAAAAAACAATACAGCAGTTAAAAAATAATGGATTTGTCTTTTTATCATAACTAGGCTTCGCTAACATTGGCACTTTTAAAAGTAGCCATTTCGTTTAAAAAGTTTACACTCGATTGAATAATAGGAAATGCAACCGCACAACCTGTGCCTTCACCTAAACGTAAACCTAAGTTTAAAAGTGGTTCAGCATTTAAAAATTCTAACATTTTTTGATGTCCTTGTTCTCCTGAATTATGACAGAAAATACAATAGTCTAAAATATCAGATTCCATAGCATGAGCGGCCAATAGGGCAGCAGTAACAATAAAACCATCAATAAGTAAAGTCATTTTTAAAGAAGCAGCTTCTAACATGGCTCCACACATCATTACAATTTCAAATCCGCCAAAAGCAGTTAAGGCTTCCATAGGTGTTGAAATAGAATCGGCGTGTAACTTATAGACTTCACATAATATGTCGATTTTTGTTTGTAGTCCTTTATCATCAACTCCAGTTCCTCTACCTACACAGTTTTCAATAGGTGTATTGGTAAAATAACTCATTAACAAAGCCGCAGATGACGTATTGCTAATACCCATTTCACCAAAACCAATAACATTGCAACCTTCACTATACACCTTTCTTACCAATTGTCTTCCTTTTTCTAAAGCTTCTTGGCATTGTTTTGAAGTCATAGCTTTGGTAGTACTATAATCTTGTGTTCCCTTTGCTATTTTGGCATTGGTAAGCTGTGGATGTGTTTCAAAATCAGCATTCACACCAGCATCTATAATATTTAAATGAATGTTATTCTGTTTACAAAACACATTAATAGCAGCACCTCCTTGCAAAAAGTTAAACACCATTTGTTGCGTAACTTCTTGTGGGTACGGACTCACTTTTCCTGTGGTAGCAATTCCATGATCTCCTGCAAAAACCATA
Encoded proteins:
- the cobT gene encoding nicotinate-nucleotide--dimethylbenzimidazole phosphoribosyltransferase — its product is MTTTITPLSKDLQNELQEEINFKTKPIGALGSLEKIAMQIGLIQNTTTPVLSKPTIMVFAGDHGIATTGKVSPYPQEVTQQMVFNFLQGGAAINVFCKQNNIHLNIIDAGVNADFETHPQLTNAKIAKGTQDYSTTKAMTSKQCQEALEKGRQLVRKVYSEGCNVIGFGEMGISNTSSAALLMSYFTNTPIENCVGRGTGVDDKGLQTKIDILCEVYKLHADSISTPMEALTAFGGFEIVMMCGAMLEAASLKMTLLIDGFIVTAALLAAHAMESDILDYCIFCHNSGEQGHQKMLEFLNAEPLLNLGLRLGEGTGCAVAFPIIQSSVNFLNEMATFKSANVSEA
- a CDS encoding adenosylcobinamide-GDP ribazoletransferase is translated as MIKRQIHYFLTAVLFFTRIPCPKWVDHSPEILNKSSRYFSLVGIVVGSIAALAYFAFSYIFPTDIAIVISMISSIWITGAFHEDGFADVCDGFGGGWTKEKILTIMKDSRLGTFGVSGLVFILAIKFLALYHLQNLSIDLILVIISGHSISRFIATVLLYTHDYVRDIDSSKIKPTTKQMSSKSLLISAIFGVVPLFFFQNPMVFLVLLPLLLTYLYMGHFFKKWIGGQTGDCAGALQQVAEIVFYLSLLVLWKLF